The Methanothrix soehngenii GP6 genome has a window encoding:
- a CDS encoding type II toxin-antitoxin system HicB family antitoxin — translation MFAEYIQAAMDQATYEIIDDPEPFYGEVPELEGVWATGKTLEDCRRELQEVIEGWIALKLRFGHPIPAIGGHSINASAEPVSIVE, via the coding sequence ATGTTCGCAGAGTACATCCAGGCAGCAATGGATCAGGCCACCTACGAGATCATCGATGACCCTGAGCCCTTTTATGGCGAGGTGCCCGAGCTGGAGGGCGTATGGGCAACCGGCAAAACCCTGGAAGACTGCCGCAGGGAGCTGCAAGAAGTCATCGAGGGCTGGATTGCATTGAAGCTGAGATTTGGTCATCCAATTCCCGCCATCGGCGGGCATTCGATCAATGCATCAGCGGAGCCGGTGTCCATTGTCGAATAA
- a CDS encoding YgiT-type zinc finger protein — MNSIPFEKCPVCGGDLIEKQVEKVLRGGVNTAVLKVCAEVCLRCGERLYSQETVRKFEQIRSKLERKETAEFQEIGVSYQVA; from the coding sequence ATGAATAGCATACCGTTTGAAAAATGTCCTGTCTGTGGTGGGGATCTGATTGAAAAGCAGGTTGAAAAGGTACTGCGTGGGGGCGTCAATACCGCCGTATTAAAGGTCTGCGCGGAGGTCTGCCTGCGCTGTGGAGAACGGCTGTACTCTCAGGAGACTGTGAGAAAGTTTGAACAGATTAGGTCCAAGCTGGAGCGAAAAGAAACAGCGGAGTTCCAGGAGATCGGAGTCTCATATCAGGTAGCATGA
- a CDS encoding type II toxin-antitoxin system MqsA family antitoxin, with protein MSSVAHDCCCKIGKMREGRHDFMARIEDEIIVIKDVTVLICDTCGEIEYTLEVSREIDRIRKEFLAGRLRARPLAAKEVVFKPQRADSIA; from the coding sequence ATGAGCTCTGTTGCCCACGATTGCTGCTGCAAAATAGGCAAGATGCGTGAGGGCAGGCATGATTTCATGGCCAGGATTGAGGATGAGATCATTGTCATCAAGGATGTCACGGTCCTTATCTGCGATACTTGCGGCGAGATCGAATACACTCTGGAAGTATCAAGAGAAATCGACCGGATCAGGAAGGAATTCTTAGCTGGACGGCTGCGAGCCCGGCCCCTGGCGGCGAAGGAGGTCGTATTCAAGCCCCAGCGCGCAGACTCGATTGCATGA
- the leuS gene encoding leucine--tRNA ligase: MLESYSAKEVEAKWQRIWEENAIFEPEPDERQKFLLTIPYPYLNGNLHAGHTRTFTIGDAYARYKRMRGYNVLFPMGFHATGTPIVGLSELIANKDPLIWGVYTRLHGIPEEELASLNTPEKIVLYFRRQAKAAMQSIGYSIDWRREFTTTDPAYSKFIEWQFGILRNLDYVVKGSHPVRWCPHDKNPVEDHDILKGEDATIMDFALIKFRMGDAIMPCATLRPETVFGVTNLWLNPSVTYVMARINDENWIVSKEAYEKLTYTDRAVAWGAEIPGIELIGKRVTNPLTGAEVLVLPAGFVDPDNGSGIVMSVPAHAPYDYLALKDLYEEDLSQYGIKEDLRAIEFISLIESPGYGEFPAVEAVKELGVRDQNDPKAEEATKMVYRREFHNGVLKPNTGRYAGVAVSKIKDLLLRDLIDRGIAEIFYEFSETPVICRCGTRCVIMMVRDQWFLEYSNPEWKGRVLWCLSRMNIIPPEFRVEFENKIDWLKDKACARRKGLGTHLPWDKEWLIESLGDSTIYMAYYILAKYVNAGMKIDSLPPEFFEYIFMDNGDAAAVANLTGLPEQTVQQIHDDFAYWYPVDLRTSGKDLVANHLLFFLYHHVAIFPEQLWPKAIAVNGFVSLEGQKMSKSKGPLLTLRQAVAENGADVTRLYILGNAEGTADVDWRNDGVEATHAHLDRFYNLAREIMADGSIDESAEKTLIDRWMLSRLQRRIVQATEAMEEIQTRRALQSAFYLLMGDLRWYQRRGGKNQLRAVLSAWVRMMSPFIPHICEELWASGLGEGYASLAEWPVADESLIDLKAEKAEDLLERTLNDVQEIVNVTGTKPAKITLYTTPRWKKEMLRLAVAAAAGGKLDMGALMKEAMANPAIAEHKKDAPKYAQKLAKAAHSLSAEALGLDEYETLTREKEYLAGAFGVLVEVYSAEEPGADPKGKSRQAEPGRPAIYIE, from the coding sequence GGAGATGCATATGCCCGCTACAAGAGGATGAGGGGCTACAATGTCCTCTTCCCTATGGGGTTTCATGCCACAGGAACGCCCATCGTGGGCCTGTCCGAGCTCATAGCCAACAAAGATCCTCTCATCTGGGGAGTCTACACCCGGCTGCATGGCATTCCTGAGGAGGAGCTGGCCAGCCTGAATACGCCGGAGAAGATAGTGCTCTATTTCCGACGCCAGGCCAAAGCAGCAATGCAGTCCATCGGCTACTCCATAGACTGGAGGCGAGAGTTCACCACCACTGATCCCGCTTACAGCAAGTTCATCGAATGGCAGTTCGGCATACTGCGAAATCTCGATTATGTGGTCAAGGGCAGCCACCCGGTGCGCTGGTGTCCGCACGACAAGAATCCGGTGGAGGACCATGACATCCTCAAGGGCGAGGATGCCACCATTATGGACTTCGCCCTGATCAAGTTCAGGATGGGGGATGCGATTATGCCCTGTGCCACCCTGAGGCCGGAGACCGTCTTCGGCGTGACCAACCTCTGGCTGAACCCAAGTGTCACTTATGTCATGGCGAGGATCAACGACGAGAACTGGATCGTCTCGAAAGAGGCCTATGAGAAGCTGACCTATACCGACCGAGCTGTGGCCTGGGGAGCGGAGATACCCGGAATTGAGCTTATCGGCAAGAGGGTGACCAATCCGCTCACCGGGGCGGAGGTGCTCGTTCTGCCCGCAGGGTTCGTGGATCCAGACAATGGCTCAGGGATTGTGATGTCCGTTCCAGCCCATGCCCCTTACGATTATCTGGCACTGAAGGATCTGTACGAGGAAGACCTGAGCCAGTATGGCATCAAAGAGGACCTGAGAGCAATCGAGTTCATATCCCTGATAGAGTCGCCTGGCTACGGGGAGTTCCCGGCAGTGGAAGCAGTGAAAGAGCTCGGGGTCCGGGATCAGAATGACCCCAAAGCGGAGGAAGCGACCAAAATGGTCTACCGCCGCGAGTTTCATAACGGAGTTCTCAAGCCCAACACCGGCCGCTACGCGGGCGTGGCGGTGAGCAAGATCAAGGACCTGCTGCTCAGGGATCTGATCGATCGAGGGATAGCCGAGATCTTCTATGAGTTCTCCGAGACCCCGGTGATCTGTCGCTGCGGCACCAGGTGCGTTATCATGATGGTGCGGGACCAGTGGTTCCTGGAGTACTCCAATCCCGAGTGGAAGGGCAGGGTTTTATGGTGCCTGTCCAGGATGAACATAATACCACCGGAGTTCCGGGTGGAGTTCGAGAACAAGATCGACTGGCTGAAGGACAAGGCCTGCGCCAGGCGGAAGGGTCTGGGAACTCACCTCCCCTGGGATAAGGAGTGGCTGATTGAGTCCCTGGGAGACTCGACCATTTACATGGCCTACTATATCCTGGCCAAGTATGTGAATGCCGGGATGAAGATCGACAGCTTGCCCCCGGAGTTTTTCGAGTACATCTTCATGGACAACGGCGATGCCGCAGCTGTAGCGAACCTGACCGGCCTCCCTGAGCAGACGGTGCAGCAGATTCACGACGACTTCGCCTACTGGTATCCCGTAGATCTGCGCACATCGGGCAAGGACCTGGTGGCCAACCATCTGCTCTTTTTCCTCTACCATCATGTGGCCATATTCCCGGAGCAGCTCTGGCCGAAGGCGATAGCCGTAAACGGTTTTGTCTCCCTGGAGGGGCAGAAGATGTCCAAGTCCAAGGGGCCGCTCCTGACTCTACGCCAGGCGGTGGCGGAGAACGGGGCGGATGTGACAAGGCTCTACATTCTGGGCAATGCCGAGGGGACGGCGGATGTGGACTGGAGAAATGATGGGGTTGAGGCCACCCATGCTCATCTGGACCGGTTCTACAATCTGGCGCGGGAGATAATGGCCGATGGGAGCATAGACGAGAGTGCGGAAAAGACGCTCATCGACCGCTGGATGCTCTCCCGGCTGCAGAGGCGGATTGTCCAGGCCACGGAGGCCATGGAGGAGATTCAGACCCGCAGGGCTCTGCAGAGTGCGTTTTACCTCCTGATGGGAGACCTGCGCTGGTATCAGCGCCGGGGAGGGAAAAACCAGCTCCGTGCAGTGCTGTCGGCCTGGGTGAGGATGATGTCGCCCTTCATCCCTCATATCTGCGAGGAGCTCTGGGCCTCGGGACTGGGAGAGGGATATGCCTCTTTGGCGGAGTGGCCGGTGGCGGATGAGTCTCTGATCGACCTGAAGGCGGAGAAGGCAGAAGATCTCCTGGAGAGGACGCTGAACGATGTGCAGGAGATCGTCAATGTCACAGGGACCAAGCCCGCCAAGATCACCCTTTACACCACTCCCCGGTGGAAGAAGGAGATGCTGCGCCTTGCCGTGGCCGCTGCAGCGGGAGGAAAGCTGGACATGGGTGCGTTGATGAAGGAGGCAATGGCCAATCCGGCGATAGCCGAGCACAAGAAAGATGCTCCCAAGTATGCCCAAAAGCTGGCCAAGGCGGCGCATTCGCTCTCTGCGGAAGCGCTGGGCCTTGACGAGTACGAGACCCTGACAAGAGAGAAGGAGTATCTGGCCGGTGCCTTTGGAGTGCTGGTGGAGGTCTACTCGGCCGAGGAGCCGGGAGCAGATCCCAAGGGCAAGAGCCGTCAAGCGGAGCCGGGGAGGCCGGCGATATATATTGAGTGA
- a CDS encoding type II toxin-antitoxin system HicA family toxin: MHQRSRCPLSNKLLPVPRRELIRRLGKLGFVGPFPGAGHEYMSRGLLEVRIPNPHGSDISTALLQKILKRAGISREEWFDTD, from the coding sequence ATGCATCAGCGGAGCCGGTGTCCATTGTCGAATAAGCTTTTGCCGGTCCCAAGAAGAGAGCTCATCCGGCGGTTGGGCAAATTGGGATTCGTGGGTCCTTTTCCTGGTGCTGGTCACGAGTATATGTCAAGGGGCCTTTTAGAGGTACGTATTCCGAATCCTCATGGAAGCGATATCAGTACTGCTCTCCTGCAAAAGATCTTGAAGAGAGCTGGAATAAGCAGAGAGGAATGGTTTGATACCGACTAG
- a CDS encoding PIN domain-containing protein, whose amino-acid sequence MLKGSVKFPARVVLDTGPFLLFLAGNHDPEMIPGIKRLKYDGGPCNEVHYDILMQYLNHTKERIITPGILSEAWNLIDNDISNKKDKKELFDSNIRYLEQINEIYVTKNEIISDEYLGSNAWKFGFADSSIILCARNNSACVLTQDYPLFNICRNLGIEATHLSSILSLADL is encoded by the coding sequence ATGTTGAAAGGCTCAGTCAAATTCCCTGCTAGAGTAGTTCTCGATACTGGGCCGTTTCTGTTATTTCTCGCCGGAAATCATGATCCTGAAATGATTCCAGGAATTAAGAGATTAAAATATGATGGTGGTCCCTGCAATGAGGTGCATTACGATATCTTAATGCAGTATTTGAATCACACAAAGGAGCGAATAATAACTCCAGGAATTCTCTCAGAGGCCTGGAACCTTATAGATAATGATATTAGCAATAAAAAAGATAAAAAGGAATTATTTGATTCAAATATTAGATACCTTGAACAAATTAATGAAATTTATGTAACCAAGAATGAAATAATATCAGATGAATATCTTGGCTCGAATGCCTGGAAATTCGGCTTCGCGGACTCATCTATAATTTTATGTGCAAGAAATAATAGCGCCTGCGTATTAACACAGGACTACCCATTATTCAATATTTGCAGGAATCTAGGAATAGAAGCAACTCATCTGAGTTCGATTCTCAGCCTGGCGGATTTGTGA